The Epinephelus lanceolatus isolate andai-2023 chromosome 1, ASM4190304v1, whole genome shotgun sequence genome has a window encoding:
- the myog gene encoding myogenin has translation MELFETNPYFFPDQRFYEGGDSYFPSRLPGGYDQSTYQDRNSMMGLCGSLSGGVGVGVTGTEDKPSPSSLSPHSETHCPGQCLPWACKLCKRKTVTMDRRRAATMREKRRLKKVNEAFDALKRSTLMNPNQRLPKVEILRSAIQYIERLQALVSSLNQQDTETGQQGLHYRPNPTQPRVSSSSEPSSGSTCCSSPEWSSTPEQCTQSYSSEDLLSAADSPEQGNMRALTSIVEGISTAGGAVAFPVDIPK, from the exons ATGGAGCTTTTCGAGACCAACCCTTACTTCTTCCCTGACCAGCGCTTCTATGAAGGAGGGGACAGCTACTTCCCCTCTCGCCTGCCCGGGGGGTACGACCAATCCACCTATCAGGATAGGAACTCCATGATGGGCTTATGTGGGAGTCTGTCTGGGGGCGTTGGAGTTGGGGTGACAGGAACTGAGGACAAACCCTCTCCATCCAGCCTGTCGCCTCACTCCGAGACCCACTGCCCGGGTCAGTGCCTGCCCTGGGCCTGTAAGCTGTGCAAAAGGAAGACGGTTACCATGGACCGTCGGAGAGCGGCCACGATGAGGGAGAAGAGGCGTCTGAAGAAGGTGAACGAGGCCTTTGATGCTCTGAAGAGGAGCACCTTGATGAACCCAAACCAGAGGCTGCCCAAGGTGGAGATCTTGCGGAGCGCCATCCAGTATATCgaaaggctgcaggccctggtGTCTTCTCTCAACCAGCAGGACACTGAGACAGGACAGCAGGGACTGCACTACCGACCCAACCCGACCCAACCCAGA gTGTCGTCTTCAAGTGAGCCCAGTTCAGGCAGCACCTGCTGCAGTAGCCCAGAGTGGAGCAGCACTCCGGAGCAGTGCACACAGAGCTACAGCAGTGAGG ATCTCCTAAGTGCTGCTGACTCTCCAGAGCAGGGGAACATGCGTGCCCTGACCTCCATCGTGGAGGGCATCTCTACAGCAGGCGGAGCTGTGGCCTTTCCTGTGGACATTCCCAAGTAG